In Lolium rigidum isolate FL_2022 chromosome 3, APGP_CSIRO_Lrig_0.1, whole genome shotgun sequence, the genomic window GAAGATTGAATCCAAAGTAAAGTTAAGGGTTGTATATAAACTTTGAGACGAGTTTAGGGaggtaaattggacttctctcgTTCAAATATAACTAATTCGAATTTAAAAAAATGATACTTACAattatcggagggagtagtatatgtTGATTTGCCTGACGGATATCTCGAAAACGGCAGAGGATCTTcttcgtgctgctgctgctgctcgtgtTCGCGGCCGTTCAATCTGCAGCAGGTCGGCAAGGAAAAAGATACAGCGTCATGGATTTCCATGCTGCCGGGGATGGCAGCACAGATGATGCAAAGGTAACACCAGCGCAAACCTGATCTTATTCTGGAAATCTGGCTTCGCCATCGCATTGCTTATCAGATTTTTTGTTTGCTTATTGGCGCATCTTCTCTGTGTCCAAAGGCGTTCGCGGCGACATGGAACGCAACTTGCCGTGACAGCAGCTCGCCGACCATGGTCATCCCTGGAGGAAGGACGTTCTTGTTAAGCCAGATCAGGTTGAATGGACCCTGCAAGTCGCCTGTCACCGTGCAGGTAAAATTTGTTGACGATCAGTCTGAATTTCCTGTATCTTCCATCCGTCGGCAATAAGCAAGAGATAACTGAATCAGTTTCTCTGCAGCTGGACGGGAACATCGTGGCGCCAAACGCCAtctggacgacgacagcagcgaaccTCCTTACCTTCTACCGCGTCAACAACCTGACGGTGAACGGGAGTGGCCAGATGGACGGCAATGGCGCCATCTGGTGGACTTGCTTCAACAAGAAGGTAGGCTCCTCAGGCCTAAGCAGATATCACTTGCTTCGATCTCTTCCTCTATTCATTTGCAACAaactgatgcatcctctcatttTTGACAGAAATGTCGTGTCCGGCCAATTGTAAGTGCACACCACAAACATCTCCTTCAGTTTCAGCCTCTTACTGGTCAGGTAGACAGCATGTTTATGTACCTGTTGTGTTTGTGAAATCAGCTGCTAGCATTCGCAAGCTGCAACAACCTATCCGTGAAGAACATACACCTGAAGGACAGCCCAGACAAGCACATGACCTTGTTCCGGTGCAGCCAGGTGCAGGTGAACAACGTCTCCGTCAGGGCGCCAGGCAAAAGCCCTAACACGGACGGGATCACCATGTCCTTATCCGACCACGTTTATATCTCGAATTGCTCTTTCAAAACCGGTACAGTCCTTTCAGCAGCCCTTCAAATGCATACATGTTTACTGCACACTGTCCTCAAATGTGTTATTTTGGGAACTACTGACATTGCACAAATGCAGGTGACGACTGCGTGTCGATTCTATCAGGGACCAGTGATGTTAATATCACCAACAGCGCGTGTGGGCCTGGTCATGGCATCAGGTAAAACTACTCAACCATGCAGCCCGTGCTGACCAAATACTGATGATGAACTTCTTCCCCAGCAGTAACATACATTGAGCTAAGAAGCTTTCTGATCTTATTATGTAGTGTGGGAAGCCTTGGAGGCAACAATACGACAGCACTTGTGGAAAGGATTACAGTATCCAACTGCAGCTTTTCTAAAACTATGACTGGTGTTAGGATCAAATCGTGGCAGGTAACACTAAAGCGGCATCAACATGCCTTTGCCTTGTGCataagtgcgcctatacatcatgTATTCAAAGATATTTACTGATGGTTGCATTTAGCATGTACATAACACAAGCTAGCTGCAGATAATAGGCATATATAACAATACTACCCTAATATATAGTATGGTGTTAAATTGTTACTGATGCAGGGTGGCAGTGGCAAAGCAAATGGTTTCCTTTTTGAGAACCTCAACATGACTGATGTCCAATATCCTATTGACATTGACCAGTTCTATTGTCCCCCGGGAAATTGTCCGCCACAGGTGACTGAACTCATCACCACGTTGCCACTGCAtcatataaataaataatttgaAATCATTTGCGTGCACTTTGTTGTGTTTGCAGGATAGCGCTGTGGCCATATCTGACGCCAGGTTCATCAACATCCACGGGACATCCTCCAACCCCAAAGCCATCCGGATTCTGTGCAGCCAGAGTGTGCAGTGTCGCGGCATCTATCTTGACAACATTAACCTCTCCTGCTCTCGGCATACCGCCCGAACACGAGCCACTATTTCAAATGCCTACGGAACCATTGAGGGCACGGTGAAACCACATGTACAGTTCCTAGGCGCTTGATAAAGAGTACTCTCCGCTGTTTAACACACATAACAAGTCTAGATAGGTAGACGAAGGAGCAGCACAATGCTACTGTAGGTAGATGAGTGCCATGTAAGGAGTAGAGTACCCGCTGAAATTAGATTGATTCTTCTATTGATGCTTGGTGCTATCTCATACACATTCTCATGTCTAAAAGTTCTTACTGTATGGTCATATAACGTGATGCAAAGCATCGAGGTGTCGGGGCAGAAATTCAGAGTATCTCATTTATTTTAACGATTTACGTTTCATGAAGTTTCTATTTTGCTCGAGGGCAAGCAAGAGTCTAGCTTGAGAAAGTTGATGAGcgtatttttagcatgtttttacacCGTTGTTTCCTTAAGTTATATAATTGAGTAGtaataggatttttgtatttcaccgcgctaccgcGTCCTTTTATGCTTGTATACGCCAGATCTCAAAATAATAAGACAATGatgaaatctttactattaaataggAGTTGATCGTTTGACACTTAATgcatttgatggtcgtcattagaGGTATCATGTCCGCCCAATCTAAATCTGATGATATAGGACGGCTGATGGTACTGATCTTGGCTTAGCTAATTACACTTCGTGCCACCGACAAGTCAAAACATCGGTTCAGAACACGGCAAGAGAAAGGGGAAGCAACGCCCCGACCTCCTCCGGAACCCTAGGCACAAGGTGCCACCGCCGCCAGTCCTGCCGTATCGTTCCTCGCCACAGCAGCCTTCCGCCGCCATTTCGTTGGATGGCCTCCTACAATACCTAGCTCCACCCCATCAGACTAAGAGCTCGAGCACCTccaagccagacgatctcctccttCCGGAGCGCCTCCAGCCCGACGTGGCCTGAGATCGCCTTTCGCGTCCTATCCCAGCCCGTCAAGGAGGATCTGCCACAGCAGGAGCCGTGCAATTTGGTGCAGGAGCGGAGGTATCCCTACAAGTTGCCGCAGTAGCAGCTGGGCACCAGGCTGAGTGATAGGCGGCAGCGGCGAAAGTTCACCGGCGAGGGCGCCGGCGGCTACACCACAAGGATCTCGATCTCGTCGGAAACAATGGAAGGGGGAGGACGGACACTTCCTCTTTTGTTGGTATGGTAGATCTGCCACTATGCTTTCTTTCACTGGTCAAACAGCTCGGTGGCGACCTGGTGTTGCCTCGAGGATAGCGCCTCCCACCTCTCATTTTTCAATACTAGCATtggatggcgcggcggcacgccgcgcctatGCCGTGGCTAGCTGATGGAAAATGGGTGAGATGACATGGATATGTCATTTAGATTGTAGTCTAACTTGCTTGTGGTTTAAAATTGATGGTGACCCCACATAACTCGAGACTGTTAAGCATGTGTGTGCTAACTATGACCAGCGAAATCAGAATTAAGTGAAAATATGAAAGAACATAGTTCATAATTTGTACAATGGAACTGATCAACCAAAACGGTCTGGCTAGCATACTTGAAAGTtctagtagtaaaataacagtgtGATAGGGAAAGATAGAAAGTTGCATTTGGTTCACAACAACGGACAATAATTTAGAAGGTAAGGGAAAATAgcttgttgttgactaaaaggaTTGACACTTTTTTACTTCAATCGCATGGTTCACAGGACACAATCGATTTCCTTTTTTGCATCCGTTGGTGCCAAAGATGGCTACCTTCATTCTAGAGCCAGTGATTTATGTCAAGATTAGACTGTCACTTATTGCCACACCGTTCGCGTCAGCAAATGCAGCTCATCCATCGAATATTCGGCCCGTTAGCAGGGTTCCTTAGACGTTGCTTGCGATGCTACCGAGTACAATCTTCTAAGAGAGCTTTCCTTTGATATTTTATTGAAATGCCGATGGTATTTTGTTTGGAGTATGGGGATGTTGATTGACGTCTCTCCTGAGAAGGCAACACCTCTGGTAGAAATCCGACTGTTGATGGCCAACCTTATTTCGTCGTGCCTCACGGTCGGTACCGATAGCCCTGCCATTTGATGAATTCTTTTGTCTCTTGTTCAAATTGCCAGATATCTTGCAGTCTAGCGATTGAAATAGGAGAATCCAGGAGGAGCTTTGGTGATGCCATTAGGTGTCCCGTCTCTTGCCGCGGACGGAGCTGCTACGGTATGAAAGAAGTGCAACAACATTGACATTCAGTTGGTTGCACTCTGCTCATATTGCATGGTAGTCTTCTAGTTATATTGTGAGGATTTAAGGTGTATATTACTGCATGATTTTCATTGTATGCGCTGTGCTGAACATGCCAACCAAATTCAATATATTTTGCAATATAGCAGCAATGTAATAAATTCACAGATATAATGCAGCCTGCACATCTATAACCATAGGGCAGCAGTTTGTTTTTTCTTTATGCGTAAATAAATTTACCAAAAGTGAATTACTAATATGGTAGTCAACGTCATCTGCAACCACAATAAAAATGTATCACTTAAAACCATTGCTGATACTTAATGATGCCCTAGTTTTTGTGATTTGAATGGGCCCACTTGACTTGGCATGAGCTTTCCTATACTAAGATACATGCTACACGCTTACACCAGGTTATACCTTTATTGTTCTGCTTGGGGATCTGGGACTCTGGGTAGATTGGAATGACAATAGAAAACATGGAGATATGAAACTCACTTGTTATCCAACAAATAACCTGATAGAAACAACATGGCGGATGTGAAATATTCACAAGATGCATCAGGATTCTTAGTTTAGATCTTATCACCTTCACTCATAGTACCTACCGAAGTTTGGCTAGCCTTTAATTGTTTATGTGCATTGACCGAACCATGTGAAGCATGGGCTTGTTGAAGCTGCTATTGTATCACGTCTAGTGGCGACATATTTCTTTTTCTGCCTGAAGCTCTGGAGTGCCTTCAGTAGAAACAACATGGTTTTACATTAGGATCTAACTTAGCCTTTCCAGTAAGTCATTGTTCAGTCCTTTGGATTCTATGAAGGCAAAATCCTGTCCTCATGTGTCATGCCAATTGCAAGGTGATCTGTGTCAGATGGACAGCCAGGGACATATCAATCAGAGACAGAACTGATGCATGAAAGAGATCATCTTAGGCTGAACGTGCGCCCTCTGTCACACATGAGTCCAATGTCAatctatgtactccctccgatctataataagtgtcgtggttttagtcAAATTCgctcaaatttaaactaaagccACGGCACTTATTATAGACAAGGGGAGTAAAATGGTCTCGTTTAGCTACTGACTTCACCTATAAACTAATTAACTGACCACAGATCTAACCCTACAGAAAAATAGGTTACCATGTGTGCAAGATATCACTTTTTGTAGAGAaccaaacaaaaagaaaataaaacaaatggtGAATACATTGAAATGCAGTACTATGTTAGGTTAAAAAACTACATATCCCTCACCGTATCAATTTTTCTGATAATGCATTGTCACCATGTGAATGAATAATTGAAAACGTGTGTACCAACTCGCTAAAAGTAAGGTATCACCATTTATAGAGAACCAGTTAAACAAAATGAAGCTATGGTCAAAAAAATTCAAGGGGAGCAGTATGTTAAGTTAAAATAGACTACCTGTCCACCTCCCGTCATTTGTTAGCTAATACGTTCCGTACCAATGGACAAACTGAAAAATAGTTCCAAGCTTAGTTATCAGTTCTGATTCAGAATTTCATATCAACCAACCCGGCAGTTGTTCCACCATAATCTTTGTACAAATAAAAAATGACCACAGAAATACTTCAGCCTTCCATGTTTTGTAGAAACTAAGCAATTAGATGCATCAAAAAGAAGGAATATCACTATAGACATGGGGAACATGTTTGTAGTTCCaaaatggtactccctccggtcctatttaattgactcagatttagtacaaagttgtgctaaatccgagtcaattaaaagagaccagagGGAGTATTTAGCAATGTAGTCAAGGGAGTTTCTATATAGTGTTGACATACTGAAATGTTGCTGTGGAGAACATGTATCTATACCACAAACCATCGACCATGAGAACAATTTAGGATGAGATAAATTATAAGCGTAAATAGGCTATTCATGTTAATTAATAATATATAATATAAGAAAATAATATTACCTTGGCTCTGGTGCTATATTTGGACACCAATACCAATCGAAATTATATGCATCACCATGGAGAAGTTTTCTTCCAACATATATTTCATGTTACAAATCAGTTTGCTCACCTCGCAAATGCATAGAACACTGCATTTCAACTATTGTAGATGGCTCCTACTGGTAGTTTAGAATACCAACCACTTAGGAAAAAAATGTCATGGTATAATATTAGTCTAGTCCCGAGTGATAGTTAGATAGTGAATGCAAGATTGATGTGTGATCAAACTCTTTCTTTTAAAATAAATTATACCACCTCCATAATGACAAACACACTTTAGCTCAATAAATTTGTAAGAAGATAGCTCACCTCGGATGCACTGAATGTCCGCAAAAACAAAAGAACATAAATCTCAGCCTAGGAAGATAAGGAGAAAAAGACTACCAAATTAAGAACCGGAATAAGGGCATATGCTAATCAATAATGCATTACTCATGAATAAAAGAAAGCTCTCTCTTACACTGACCTATGAGATGATTTTAAGGGCAATCAAATTAATTAATAGAGTGTAAAGGAACTCAACAAAGTTTCACCATGTAAAGAAGttatttcatattttaaaaacTGGAACTCATATGTGAGCACTAAATCTTAGCAAGATCTGATTGCTAACTGTCATTTTCAAACTTTGCAGATCCATGTCGTAAAAGGTATTTTGTGGCTTGTTGTGGACAAAATGTGCCACTGTCATTTAAGAGCAAACCGATACTCTGAATATTCAAATGTGGCTCGTATTTGGATGGCATTTTATTTTTTGGGGAGAAGGATGATCGTCccaaatttcaaatgaaaaagaGGTAACTCTCCTCTCTGAAAACATTCGAACATCGCTATCAAGTCGGATTTCAAGATATCCCAAAACTTTTGATAAAATTCAGCCGGGAACCCATCCGGTCCCGGCGCCCTATTCTTTTCCATTTTCATTATGGCCTTCTTAACCTCTTCCGCAGTAAAATCACAAATCAAAATCGC contains:
- the LOC124696942 gene encoding polygalacturonase QRT2-like, whose amino-acid sequence is MDGNGAIWWTCFNKKKCRVRPILLAFASCNNLSVKNIHLKDSPDKHMTLFRCSQVQVNNVSVRAPGKSPNTDGITMSLSDHVYISNCSFKTGDDCVSILSGTSDVNITNSACGPGHGISVGSLGGNNTTALVERITVSNCSFSKTMTGVRIKSWQGGSGKANGFLFENLNMTDVQYPIDIDQFYCPPGNCPPQDSAVAISDARFINIHGTSSNPKAIRILCSQSVQCRGIYLDNINLSCSRHTARTRATISNAYGTIEGTVKPHVQFLGA